One Candidatus Binatia bacterium genomic window carries:
- a CDS encoding type 1 glutamine amidotransferase domain-containing protein: MAGVLIPLPDRDFDVTEVAVPWRLLTRAGHSVVFCTEQGGVPPQADPLLLTGVIFGQLGAEKEACAFYRELEQAPEFRRPVSWEAIDFSDYDGLLLPGGHAPGMRQYLGSARLQGRVAAFFTQGRPVGAICHGVLLLARSKDPSTGKSVLYERTTTCLTKYQERSAYLMTFWKLGRYYRTYAAYVEDEVKSVLSDPARQFRRGPLAFTRRDSATDSSRAFVVVDGYYVSARWPGDAYTFARAFQRLLEQHVR, encoded by the coding sequence ATGGCCGGCGTACTAATTCCTCTACCGGATCGTGATTTCGACGTGACCGAGGTTGCCGTTCCGTGGCGTCTGCTCACACGGGCCGGACATTCCGTGGTCTTCTGCACCGAACAAGGGGGCGTTCCGCCACAAGCCGATCCGCTGCTGCTCACTGGCGTCATCTTCGGCCAGCTCGGGGCGGAGAAGGAAGCATGCGCTTTCTACCGCGAGTTGGAGCAGGCCCCGGAATTCCGCCGCCCCGTATCGTGGGAGGCCATCGACTTCTCCGACTATGACGGGCTGCTCCTACCGGGCGGCCACGCCCCCGGCATGCGCCAGTATCTGGGGTCAGCCCGGCTCCAGGGGCGGGTCGCCGCATTCTTCACGCAGGGACGGCCGGTCGGCGCGATCTGCCACGGAGTGTTGCTGCTTGCCCGGAGCAAGGATCCGTCCACCGGGAAAAGCGTCCTCTACGAAAGAACCACGACGTGCCTGACCAAATACCAAGAGCGGTCCGCCTACCTGATGACTTTCTGGAAGCTGGGGCGCTACTACCGCACTTACGCAGCGTACGTTGAAGATGAGGTCAAGTCGGTGCTCAGCGATCCGGCCCGACAATTCCGGCGTGGGCCGTTGGCCTTCACACGCCGGGACAGTGCGACCGACTCCAGCCGGGCTTTCGTGGTGGTGGATGGATACTATGTGTCCGCACGCTGGCCGGGCGATGCTTATACCTTCGCCCGCGCGTTCCAGCGCTTGCTTGAGCAGCACGTACGCTGA
- a CDS encoding TolC family protein yields MGEGRDQSGGKRRFVCGVVLGVTLWCVCSPAVADQQVPERVTLPEALELLEKQNPDTLAARLQIAQAEAQRLAARRYANPTFSVDTDDIPVGRTTPPGLSVGQTIGAAVRLDQPLVLWGKRRLRIEGAEAGVAVAKEQEHDVLRQLRSTVKDAFYGVLHDARLFEFTSANRERYQKIVELNERRFRTGDISEVEFRKIELENLKRLTEEEEARRTLAERRQLLGRLIGGERAVQATGRLSAPDVEVDSAQVLNLAMENRPDLLALQRTRDQAEIALTLARRERYPDVTVGLDYTHSQFVISGDNRNALGLGFSLPLPLLNQNQAEIAKAGVGVRQAEMDLKRLRLDIAQEVAGAVERYQSARRLWHTFESGYLDHAKLTVDAAEKSYRIGGASLLELLDAERTYTSTQTDYLDTVFAARSSLDALEKAIGKDLTNE; encoded by the coding sequence ATGGGTGAGGGGAGAGATCAGTCGGGAGGCAAGCGCCGATTCGTTTGCGGTGTTGTCCTGGGGGTTACACTCTGGTGCGTGTGTTCGCCGGCTGTCGCTGACCAGCAGGTGCCGGAACGCGTCACCTTGCCTGAGGCCTTGGAGCTGCTCGAAAAGCAGAATCCGGACACGTTGGCGGCCCGGTTGCAGATCGCGCAGGCTGAAGCCCAGCGCCTGGCTGCGCGGCGTTACGCGAACCCGACGTTCAGCGTGGATACCGATGACATCCCGGTGGGGCGGACAACGCCGCCGGGATTGTCGGTCGGTCAGACGATCGGCGCCGCCGTTCGCCTCGATCAGCCGTTGGTGCTGTGGGGCAAGCGGCGCTTGCGTATCGAAGGTGCCGAGGCCGGCGTTGCCGTCGCGAAGGAACAGGAGCACGATGTGCTGCGGCAGCTGCGTTCCACCGTGAAGGACGCCTTCTATGGCGTCTTGCACGATGCGCGGCTGTTCGAATTCACCTCGGCGAACCGGGAGCGCTATCAGAAGATCGTGGAGCTGAACGAGCGGCGCTTTCGCACCGGCGACATTTCCGAAGTTGAGTTCCGCAAGATCGAGCTGGAGAATTTGAAGCGCCTGACTGAAGAGGAAGAGGCGCGCCGCACGTTGGCCGAGCGCCGGCAGTTGCTCGGCCGCTTGATCGGTGGCGAGCGGGCGGTACAGGCCACGGGCAGGCTGAGCGCGCCGGACGTCGAGGTCGACAGCGCCCAGGTACTGAACCTGGCGATGGAGAATCGTCCTGACCTGCTCGCCTTGCAGCGCACGCGCGATCAGGCGGAGATCGCTCTTACCTTGGCGCGGCGGGAACGCTATCCCGACGTGACCGTCGGGCTGGACTATACGCACAGCCAGTTCGTCATTTCCGGCGACAACCGTAACGCACTGGGACTCGGCTTCAGTCTGCCGCTGCCCCTGCTGAACCAGAACCAAGCCGAAATCGCCAAGGCGGGAGTCGGTGTCCGGCAAGCCGAGATGGACCTCAAGCGGTTACGGCTGGACATCGCGCAAGAAGTTGCCGGCGCCGTAGAACGCTACCAATCGGCGCGCCGCCTGTGGCACACGTTCGAGAGCGGCTACCTCGACCACGCCAAGCTCACCGTGGACGCTGCCGAAAAATCCTACCGCATCGGCGGCGCCTCGCTGCTGGAACTGCTCGACGCGGAGCGTACCTACACATCCACCCAGACCGATTACCTCGACACCGTCTTCGCTGCCCGCTCCAGTCTCGACGCGCTGGAAAAGGCGATTGGTAAGGACCTCACGAACGAGTGA
- a CDS encoding CusA/CzcA family heavy metal efflux RND transporter: MINRLIAFSLEQRFVVTALTILLVGWGVLAFTRLPIEAYPELSDVQVQIITLFPGHAAEEVEKFVTIPIENEINGTPHLTAVRSTSIFGLSVVRAIFEDGTDDYFARQQVLERIHLASLPPGVDPDLGPLSGSIGEILRYTIKSDTLSLVELKALQDWVLERRFRQVPGVVDVVSWGGGLKQYQVLLDPAKLKQHDLTFKQVFDALAASNANAGGSYIPQGDYAYMVRGLGLLESTTDIDNVVVAAHDGTPIRVKDIGHAAIGHAIRLGILGRDHDDDLVQGIVLMRKGENASVVLQRVEAKLAELRDILPAGVTIQPYYDRSHLVHTTVRTVEENLLKGALFVSVILMLFLGNIRSALIVALTIPLSLLFAFACMDVRGISANLLSIGAIDFGIIVDGAVVMVENIYRHLAVHHVAGARIRPTIYAAAREVGSPIFFSVLIIITVYLPILFFQRVEGKMFIPMASTICFALLGALVLTLTTIPVLCSFALRHVSDEHDSAILRWARRLYVPGLHWTLERPRLTMVIALTLLGLSFSAVPFLGSEFLPELDEGDIWVRAKLPIGISLEGAERYVRQMRDIVLKFPEVRTVVSQLGSPDDGTDPNGPDNAELYVGLKPREQWTTTHDKNALIDAMTDRLAIFPGVTFNFSQPIKDNVDEAMSGVKGELSIKVFGPDLNVLQEKAEAITQVLAKIKGVHDLDYDHLTGQPQLRIPIDREQANRYGITVTDVQDAIETATAGKRVSDILEGERRFPLVVKLSDGDGQSPERLANLLVPSPGGARIPLAQLAHIDTASGFAQIVREENQRRVAVKWSVRGRDMGGMVAEAQRKVAASVQLPEGYRLVWSGRFEDQQRAMRRLELIVPAVIFIIFILLFGSFNSVRDAALVLVHVPFALIGGIFALLITGTHFSISAGVGFISLFGVAVLNGVLLVAYFNDLRRQGLPLRDAVVQGAQVRLRPVLMTGLLAIFGFLPAALSHAIGAEVQRPLAIVVIGGLISATLLTLLVLPAAYMWVSGHQPEHDGARLGNG; the protein is encoded by the coding sequence ATGATCAACCGCCTCATCGCGTTCTCTCTCGAGCAACGGTTCGTGGTCACCGCGCTCACTATCTTGCTGGTGGGCTGGGGCGTGCTTGCCTTCACCCGCTTGCCCATCGAAGCCTACCCCGAGTTGTCGGACGTCCAGGTGCAGATCATCACTTTGTTCCCTGGGCATGCCGCGGAGGAGGTCGAGAAGTTCGTGACCATCCCCATAGAGAACGAGATCAACGGCACGCCGCACCTGACCGCGGTGCGCTCGACCTCGATCTTCGGCCTCTCCGTCGTGCGGGCCATTTTCGAAGATGGGACTGACGATTACTTCGCGCGCCAGCAGGTCTTGGAACGCATCCATCTCGCGTCCTTGCCGCCCGGCGTCGATCCGGACCTCGGGCCGCTGAGCGGATCGATCGGTGAGATCCTGCGCTACACGATCAAGAGCGACACCTTGAGCCTGGTGGAGCTGAAGGCGCTGCAGGATTGGGTGCTCGAACGCCGCTTTCGCCAAGTCCCCGGGGTGGTGGATGTCGTCAGCTGGGGCGGCGGGCTCAAACAATACCAGGTCCTGCTCGATCCGGCGAAGCTCAAGCAGCACGACCTCACCTTCAAGCAGGTATTCGACGCGCTGGCGGCCAGCAACGCCAATGCCGGCGGCAGCTACATCCCGCAGGGCGACTATGCCTACATGGTGCGTGGTCTCGGCTTGCTGGAGTCCACCACGGATATCGACAACGTCGTCGTCGCTGCGCATGACGGCACACCGATTCGTGTCAAGGACATCGGCCACGCCGCCATCGGCCACGCCATCCGTCTCGGCATTCTCGGCCGCGACCACGATGACGATCTCGTACAAGGCATCGTCCTCATGCGCAAAGGCGAGAACGCATCGGTGGTGCTGCAGCGTGTCGAAGCCAAGCTGGCCGAGTTGCGCGACATCCTGCCTGCCGGTGTGACCATTCAGCCGTATTACGACCGCAGCCATCTGGTGCACACCACCGTGCGCACGGTGGAAGAGAACCTGCTCAAAGGCGCGCTCTTCGTCAGCGTCATTCTGATGCTGTTCCTCGGCAACATCCGCAGCGCGCTCATCGTCGCGCTCACCATCCCGCTGTCACTGCTGTTCGCCTTCGCCTGCATGGACGTGCGCGGCATCTCCGCCAACCTCCTCTCCATCGGCGCCATCGACTTCGGCATCATCGTCGACGGCGCCGTGGTGATGGTGGAGAACATCTATCGCCATCTCGCCGTCCACCACGTGGCCGGCGCCCGCATCCGGCCGACGATCTATGCTGCCGCCCGCGAGGTCGGGTCGCCGATCTTCTTCTCCGTCCTCATCATCATCACCGTGTACCTCCCGATCCTGTTCTTCCAGCGCGTCGAGGGGAAGATGTTCATTCCCATGGCGTCAACGATCTGTTTCGCCTTGCTCGGGGCGCTGGTGCTGACGCTGACGACCATTCCGGTGTTGTGCTCGTTTGCCCTACGGCACGTTTCCGACGAGCACGACAGCGCCATTCTGAGGTGGGCGCGGCGCCTCTATGTTCCCGGCTTGCACTGGACGCTGGAGCGCCCGCGGCTGACCATGGTGATCGCGCTGACGCTGCTGGGGCTCAGCTTTTCCGCGGTGCCGTTTTTGGGCAGCGAATTCCTTCCCGAGTTGGACGAAGGCGATATCTGGGTGCGCGCCAAGCTTCCCATCGGCATCTCGCTCGAAGGCGCGGAGCGGTATGTCAGACAGATGCGGGATATTGTGCTGAAGTTCCCTGAGGTGCGCACGGTCGTTTCGCAGCTCGGCTCGCCTGATGACGGGACGGATCCGAACGGGCCCGACAACGCGGAGTTGTACGTCGGGCTGAAACCTCGGGAGCAGTGGACCACCACGCACGATAAGAATGCCCTCATCGACGCCATGACCGACCGGCTCGCGATTTTCCCCGGCGTGACGTTCAACTTCTCCCAGCCGATCAAGGACAACGTCGACGAGGCCATGTCCGGTGTGAAAGGCGAGTTGTCAATCAAGGTGTTCGGCCCGGACTTGAATGTGCTGCAGGAGAAGGCTGAAGCCATCACGCAGGTGTTGGCGAAGATCAAGGGCGTGCACGACCTCGACTACGATCATTTGACCGGGCAGCCGCAATTGCGCATCCCCATCGACCGCGAGCAGGCGAACCGTTACGGGATCACGGTGACCGATGTGCAGGACGCCATCGAGACGGCGACGGCGGGCAAGCGGGTGTCCGACATACTCGAGGGCGAGCGCCGCTTCCCCTTGGTCGTCAAGCTGAGCGATGGCGACGGCCAGTCACCGGAGCGGCTGGCCAACCTACTGGTGCCGAGTCCGGGTGGGGCGCGCATTCCGCTGGCGCAGCTGGCGCACATCGACACGGCCTCCGGCTTCGCGCAGATCGTACGCGAAGAAAACCAGCGCCGGGTCGCCGTGAAGTGGAGCGTGCGCGGGCGCGACATGGGCGGAATGGTGGCCGAGGCGCAGCGGAAAGTGGCCGCAAGCGTCCAGCTCCCGGAGGGTTACCGCCTGGTGTGGAGCGGCCGTTTTGAAGACCAGCAGCGCGCCATGCGGCGGCTCGAGTTGATCGTTCCCGCCGTGATCTTCATTATCTTCATCTTGCTGTTCGGCAGCTTCAATTCGGTGCGGGATGCGGCCCTGGTGCTGGTCCACGTGCCCTTCGCCTTGATTGGCGGGATTTTCGCGTTGTTGATCACCGGTACGCATTTCAGCATCTCCGCCGGTGTCGGCTTCATTTCCCTCTTTGGAGTCGCTGTCCTCAACGGCGTGTTGCTGGTCGCCTATTTCAACGACTTACGCCGCCAGGGACTGCCGTTGCGTGATGCCGTGGTGCAGGGTGCGCAAGTGCGGCTGCGGCCGGTGTTGATGACCGGGCTGCTGGCGATCTTCGGCTTCCTGCCGGCGGCCCTGTCGCACGCCATCGGCGCCGAGGTGCAACGTCCGTTGGCCATCGTCGTGATCGGCGGCCTTATCTCGGCAACGCTGCTGACGCTGTTGGTCCTGCCGGCGGCATATATGTGGGTCTCCGGGCATCAACCGGAGCACGACGGGGCGAGGCTGGGAAATGGGTGA
- a CDS encoding efflux RND transporter periplasmic adaptor subunit: MRTLGVWIIFVACLLGCHEADVSGNSGGARVPGELRLSEELLRSGQIRIESVDARVETITVRTSGKVGFNQERLSYVSSPLVGRVTAIRAGPGQHVEAGQVLAVIDSPDVGAASSEFIKARADLLLAQRTHDLARQLWDAKAMARKDVQKAEDEYLKAKTDARRTRERLLSLGLTDAELDRPLDALHVQSQFNLSAPIRGTVVERTLTLGQMVGGDPAQRLYVLADLGELWVTADVYEKDLPLIRAGEEVNVQAAAWPQEHFQGHIDYVGDTVDPTSRTVKVRLTVDNRGLLLKPEMFVTATIRTEGNSTVLTAPLAAVHGEGSDQPYVFVAVADSRFIRRRVTLGARSEGRIIITEGLSAEDRVVTEGSILLKAEAERQANS, translated from the coding sequence ATGAGAACTCTGGGAGTGTGGATCATCTTCGTCGCGTGCCTTCTGGGCTGCCACGAGGCCGACGTCAGCGGCAACAGTGGCGGCGCCCGTGTGCCTGGCGAGCTGCGCCTGAGTGAGGAACTGTTACGCAGCGGGCAGATCCGCATCGAGTCTGTGGATGCCAGGGTCGAGACCATCACCGTTCGCACCTCCGGGAAAGTTGGGTTCAATCAGGAGCGGCTGAGTTACGTCTCGTCGCCCTTGGTTGGGCGCGTCACCGCAATCCGTGCCGGTCCCGGGCAGCATGTGGAGGCGGGGCAGGTTCTGGCGGTGATCGACAGCCCGGACGTGGGCGCCGCCTCGTCAGAGTTCATCAAAGCGCGTGCCGATCTGCTTCTTGCCCAGCGGACGCATGACCTGGCTCGGCAGTTGTGGGATGCCAAGGCCATGGCGCGCAAGGATGTTCAGAAGGCCGAAGACGAATATTTGAAAGCGAAGACCGATGCGCGCCGCACGCGCGAACGCCTGCTCTCACTCGGCCTGACGGATGCGGAGCTCGATCGGCCCCTCGATGCCCTGCATGTGCAGTCGCAATTCAACCTGAGCGCACCCATCCGCGGCACGGTCGTGGAGCGCACGCTGACGTTGGGGCAGATGGTGGGCGGCGATCCCGCACAGCGGCTGTACGTGCTGGCAGACCTCGGTGAGCTGTGGGTGACCGCCGACGTGTACGAAAAGGACCTGCCGTTGATCCGTGCCGGCGAAGAGGTCAACGTCCAAGCCGCCGCCTGGCCTCAGGAACACTTCCAGGGACACATCGATTACGTCGGCGACACCGTGGATCCCACCAGCCGGACGGTGAAGGTGCGGCTCACGGTTGACAATCGCGGGCTGCTCCTCAAGCCGGAGATGTTCGTCACCGCGACCATTCGCACCGAAGGCAACAGCACCGTGCTCACTGCCCCGCTCGCCGCGGTCCATGGCGAAGGGTCGGACCAGCCGTACGTGTTCGTGGCGGTGGCGGACAGTCGGTTCATCCGTCGCCGCGTGACCTTGGGCGCCAGATCGGAGGGCCGGATCATCATCACCGAGGGTCTTTCCGCTGAAGACCGTGTGGTGACCGAAGGCTCCATCCTGCTCAAGGCCGAGGCGGAGCGCCAGGCCAACAGTTAG
- a CDS encoding ATP-binding protein — translation MLGKLATFVDASIGRRLALGMSTMLLAVLAVSTVFFVRAERREMEEILAEKGKTAINITSPRIARFLTTGNERAIADELAPVIEDRDFDYAYVFDETHVLAEASDPGMSRGSQILLPPLTSLRPRHSIVRVADNYMEVLTPIIVDGKTVAGLGLGVSLDLLTRQGQRIRLRLLLVTAGLMTTALAFIYWWTQKTVQPLLELTRSAERLSEGDLSVRVPVSGPDEVGTLAATFNHLALSLERTLQEKDGALHEANRLYRNLKIARARLGQAERLSAVGMLAAGISHELNNPLGIILSTAGNLREGLGTDSPWAEDAAIIEGETQRCRRIIQGLLNFAASGESHPLEVDVNALLRETFALAVHDARARGLSAEWALDPQLPPLWVDPRQMQQVFLNLLLNAADAMEGSGVVRMHTAESIEGGRRRAVIQFRDHGCGIDPADLDHIFDPFYTTKKGGAGFGLGLAVSYGIITSYGGEISVTSDLGRGSVFTIVLPAQRDSARAEATSQVR, via the coding sequence ATGTTAGGCAAGCTTGCCACGTTTGTTGATGCCTCCATCGGTCGGCGCCTCGCGCTCGGCATGAGCACGATGTTACTGGCGGTGCTGGCGGTTTCCACTGTGTTTTTTGTTCGTGCCGAGCGCCGCGAGATGGAGGAGATCCTCGCCGAGAAAGGGAAGACGGCGATCAACATCACGAGTCCGCGGATCGCTCGCTTCCTCACCACGGGAAACGAGCGGGCCATCGCCGATGAGCTGGCTCCCGTGATCGAGGACCGTGATTTCGACTACGCCTACGTCTTTGACGAGACGCACGTGCTCGCGGAAGCCAGCGATCCAGGCATGTCCCGGGGCTCGCAAATCTTGCTCCCGCCACTCACTAGTCTACGGCCGCGACACTCCATCGTGCGCGTAGCCGACAATTACATGGAGGTCTTGACCCCGATCATCGTGGACGGAAAGACCGTTGCGGGGCTGGGGCTCGGGGTGTCGCTCGATCTCCTGACACGGCAGGGGCAACGGATTCGCCTCCGCCTGCTTCTGGTGACCGCCGGGCTGATGACGACTGCCCTGGCGTTCATCTACTGGTGGACACAGAAGACCGTGCAGCCTCTGCTGGAGCTGACCCGCAGCGCAGAACGTCTTTCGGAAGGCGATCTGAGCGTACGCGTGCCGGTCTCCGGCCCGGACGAGGTCGGCACACTGGCCGCCACTTTCAATCACCTCGCCCTCTCTCTCGAGCGCACATTGCAGGAGAAGGACGGCGCCTTGCACGAAGCCAATCGCCTCTACCGCAACCTCAAGATCGCGCGCGCACGCTTGGGGCAAGCCGAGCGCCTGAGCGCCGTCGGCATGCTGGCGGCTGGAATCTCGCACGAATTGAACAATCCGCTCGGCATCATCCTCTCCACCGCCGGCAACTTGCGCGAGGGGCTGGGCACCGACAGCCCCTGGGCGGAGGATGCCGCCATCATCGAGGGTGAAACCCAGCGCTGCCGGCGCATCATCCAGGGCCTGCTGAACTTCGCCGCCAGCGGCGAGAGTCATCCGCTGGAGGTGGATGTGAACGCGCTGCTGCGGGAAACCTTCGCCTTGGCCGTACACGATGCGCGGGCCCGTGGGCTCAGCGCCGAGTGGGCATTAGACCCCCAACTCCCTCCACTCTGGGTGGACCCGCGACAAATGCAGCAGGTCTTCCTCAATCTGCTGTTGAACGCCGCCGATGCCATGGAGGGGTCCGGTGTGGTCCGAATGCACACGGCAGAATCGATCGAAGGAGGCCGCCGCCGGGCCGTGATTCAGTTTCGCGACCACGGATGCGGCATTGATCCCGCGGACCTCGACCACATCTTCGACCCATTTTACACCACCAAGAAAGGCGGGGCTGGGTTCGGACTCGGCCTTGCGGTCAGTTACGGCATCATCACCTCATACGGGGGCGAAATCTCGGTGACGTCGGATCTTGGCCGTGGCAGCGTGTTCACCATCGTTCTCCCGGCGCAACGCGACTCGGCCCGTGCGGAAGCAACCAGTCAGGTGAGATGA
- a CDS encoding sigma-54 dependent transcriptional regulator, whose product MLILDDEINLCRSLSRALQRDDLHVDAFTSPAEAVEALSRNSYALALVDLLMPDMGGLDFLREVRRLSPDTVVVIMTAYATIQTAVEAMRSGAFDYLQKPFTNEEARQHVDRAAQHFQLLQENRNLRGQLASRYGMSNIVGVSKPMQEVFRVVERVANSSATVLITGDSGTGKELIARALHTQSGRSTGPFVAINCGAIPSELLESELFGYEKGAFTGAHSSKKGLVEQADGGTLFLDEVSELLPRLQVKLLRVLQERELQRVGGDRAIKVDIRVIAATNADLTERIRSGDFRSDLFYRLNVISVRIPPLRERVDDILPLAHHFLRKYDNPNRITGFDAVTAQILRRYPWPGNVRELENVIERATLLAKGEEVTAADLPPELHAGVEVDRSAPAGKSLSAAREDFERYFILECLRRHHGNVSQAAREAGLHRQNFYQKLHKYGIQRKDYMM is encoded by the coding sequence ATGCTCATACTCGATGACGAGATCAACTTGTGCCGCTCGCTCAGCCGCGCGCTGCAGCGTGATGATCTTCACGTCGATGCGTTTACCAGCCCGGCGGAAGCGGTCGAGGCACTGAGCCGCAACTCCTACGCCTTGGCGCTGGTGGACCTGCTCATGCCCGACATGGGCGGATTGGACTTCCTGCGGGAGGTGCGCCGGCTCAGCCCGGACACCGTCGTGGTCATCATGACGGCGTACGCCACTATTCAGACAGCGGTCGAAGCCATGCGCTCCGGGGCCTTCGACTACTTGCAAAAGCCGTTTACCAATGAGGAGGCCCGCCAACACGTGGACCGGGCGGCGCAGCATTTCCAGCTGCTGCAGGAAAACCGCAACCTGCGCGGCCAACTCGCCAGCCGCTACGGCATGAGCAACATCGTCGGCGTCAGCAAGCCCATGCAAGAAGTGTTTCGTGTCGTCGAACGCGTTGCCAACTCCAGCGCTACCGTGCTGATCACCGGCGACAGCGGCACGGGCAAAGAACTCATCGCCCGCGCGCTCCATACGCAGTCGGGACGCAGCACCGGACCGTTCGTGGCCATCAACTGCGGCGCCATCCCTTCGGAGCTGCTCGAGAGCGAACTCTTCGGATACGAAAAGGGGGCCTTCACCGGCGCCCACAGCAGCAAAAAGGGGCTGGTGGAGCAAGCCGACGGCGGGACCTTGTTCCTCGATGAGGTGAGCGAGCTGCTGCCGCGCCTGCAGGTCAAGCTGTTACGCGTCCTGCAGGAGCGCGAATTGCAGCGTGTCGGCGGCGACCGCGCCATCAAGGTTGATATCCGGGTTATTGCCGCCACCAACGCCGACTTGACGGAACGCATCCGCAGCGGGGACTTTCGTTCCGACCTCTTTTACCGGCTCAACGTCATCTCCGTACGCATCCCGCCGCTGCGCGAACGGGTCGATGACATCCTACCGTTGGCGCATCATTTTCTCCGCAAGTACGACAACCCGAATCGCATCACGGGATTCGATGCCGTCACCGCGCAGATCCTGCGCCGCTACCCATGGCCGGGCAACGTCCGTGAACTGGAAAATGTGATCGAGCGCGCCACGCTGCTGGCCAAGGGGGAGGAAGTCACCGCGGCGGACCTGCCACCTGAATTGCACGCCGGGGTGGAGGTCGACCGTTCAGCTCCCGCCGGCAAGAGCCTGAGTGCCGCGCGCGAAGACTTCGAGCGCTATTTCATCCTGGAATGCCTGCGGCGCCACCACGGCAACGTCAGCCAGGCGGCCCGAGAGGCCGGCCTCCATCGGCAGAATTTCTACCAAAAGCTGCACAAGTACGGCATCCAGCGCAAAGATTACATGATGTAA
- a CDS encoding glycosyltransferase has product MPNVPSLPRAQAPVGDPASEPTPGAVAISVVIPIFNEADNLELLHKRLTQTLVQLGRPYEVWYVDDGSRDGSIDILRSFASADSRVAVIELTRNFGQHAAVLAGFAAARGDIVITLDGDLQNPPEEIPRLVAKLEEGYEVVGGWREHRHDPAYRRAASDLINHLTSLTVGVKMNDYGCMLRAYQRGIVRQIIECDERSSFIPALANSLAKRTAEIEVGHSDRWSGSSKYSLLKLMRLSFDLITGFSLLPIQMVSLLGIIVAMAGMGFGVFLLVRRLFVGPESEGVFTLFAILFVFIGVLILAVGMVGEYVGRIYLEVRRRPTYRIRAIHQRAR; this is encoded by the coding sequence GTGCCGAACGTCCCATCACTGCCCCGCGCCCAGGCGCCCGTCGGAGATCCCGCCTCCGAACCAACCCCTGGGGCCGTAGCCATCTCCGTCGTCATTCCCATATTCAACGAAGCGGATAACCTGGAGCTGTTGCACAAGCGACTGACGCAGACGCTGGTGCAGCTCGGTCGCCCGTACGAGGTCTGGTACGTTGATGACGGCAGCCGTGACGGGTCGATCGATATTCTGCGTTCGTTCGCCTCTGCCGACAGCCGGGTCGCCGTCATCGAACTCACCCGCAATTTCGGGCAGCACGCGGCCGTCCTCGCCGGCTTCGCCGCCGCGCGGGGAGACATCGTGATCACGCTGGACGGCGATCTGCAGAACCCGCCCGAGGAGATTCCCCGGCTGGTGGCCAAGCTGGAAGAAGGATACGAAGTGGTCGGCGGCTGGCGCGAGCACCGTCACGACCCCGCCTACCGGCGTGCGGCTTCGGATCTGATCAACCATCTCACGTCGCTCACCGTGGGCGTCAAGATGAACGACTACGGCTGCATGTTGCGCGCCTATCAGCGCGGCATCGTGCGGCAGATCATCGAGTGTGACGAACGGTCCAGCTTCATCCCGGCATTGGCCAACTCGCTCGCCAAGCGCACGGCCGAGATCGAAGTGGGGCACTCGGACCGATGGAGCGGAAGCTCCAAGTACAGTTTGCTGAAGCTCATGCGGCTGTCGTTCGATCTGATCACCGGATTTTCGCTTCTGCCGATCCAGATGGTGAGCCTCCTGGGCATCATCGTCGCCATGGCCGGCATGGGGTTCGGCGTCTTCTTACTGGTGCGGCGCCTGTTCGTCGGCCCGGAGAGCGAAGGGGTCTTTACTTTGTTCGCCATCCTGTTCGTCTTCATCGGCGTCTTGATCCTGGCCGTCGGCATGGTGGGCGAGTATGTCGGCCGCATCTATCTCGAGGTGCGCCGGCGGCCAACCTATCGCATTCGGGCAATACATCAGCGCGCCCGGTGA